A portion of the Lysinibacillus timonensis genome contains these proteins:
- the cbiB gene encoding adenosylcobinamide-phosphate synthase CbiB, with protein MLHILAVVIGLVLDALIGDPPNWPHPVRWIGSFIARLTKWLNRGTTRFLKGVLLAIVVVTTVMAATFTILLIAYRVHLFVGLTVEAILIAIGLAQKSLKEAAMNVYDALVRGDMMEARTKLSWIVGRDTTQLDESEITRGVVETVSENTSDGITAPLFYAILFGATGLWAYKAINTLDSMVGYKNEQFMQFGKFSARLDDVANFIPSRITGYIILAFTKNKTGRAFKNRFKSWLTDARKHPSPNSGYLEAATAYQLGIRLGGFNTYHGVTSFRAYMGEPLEQLNRSHIQEAIRHMNIASILFTIIIGGVCIAISFAWSQL; from the coding sequence ATGTTGCATATACTCGCAGTTGTGATTGGCCTTGTTCTGGATGCTTTGATTGGAGACCCACCTAATTGGCCGCATCCTGTTCGATGGATTGGAAGCTTTATCGCTCGTTTAACAAAATGGCTCAATCGCGGCACAACAAGGTTCCTAAAAGGTGTGCTCCTCGCAATCGTCGTGGTTACAACGGTTATGGCTGCCACTTTCACAATCCTTTTGATTGCCTATAGAGTACATCTTTTCGTAGGACTAACTGTGGAAGCTATCCTAATCGCCATCGGACTCGCTCAAAAAAGCCTAAAGGAAGCCGCAATGAACGTATACGATGCGTTGGTCCGTGGCGATATGATGGAAGCGCGTACAAAATTATCGTGGATTGTTGGCCGTGACACGACTCAATTGGATGAATCTGAAATCACAAGAGGCGTCGTCGAGACAGTTTCAGAAAATACTAGCGATGGGATTACAGCTCCGTTGTTCTATGCGATATTATTTGGTGCAACAGGGTTGTGGGCTTATAAGGCAATCAACACGCTTGATTCCATGGTGGGCTATAAAAATGAGCAATTTATGCAGTTTGGGAAGTTTAGCGCGCGGCTTGACGATGTAGCAAACTTTATCCCAAGTCGGATTACAGGATACATTATTTTAGCATTCACAAAAAATAAAACAGGCCGAGCATTTAAAAATCGTTTCAAGTCTTGGTTAACAGATGCGAGAAAACATCCAAGTCCTAATAGTGGCTATTTAGAAGCTGCAACTGCATATCAACTTGGTATTCGTCTAGGGGGCTTTAATACATACCATGGTGTAACCTCTTTCCGAGCGTATATGGGGGAGCCTCTTGAACAACTGAATCGTTCCCATATTCAAGAGGCAATTCGTCATATGAACATCGCATCAATTCTTTTTACAATTATCATAGGAGGTGTGTGCATTGCAATTTCCTTCGCATGGAGCCAATTATGA
- a CDS encoding MerR family transcriptional regulator, with amino-acid sequence MSSEIRGSSELRRSMPLLPMSTVMKLTELSARQIRYYEEHDLIQPHRTEGNRRMFSLNDVDTLLEIKDMLEQGVNMAGIKKVFDMKSNPAVLAAQANQEISDSELRRILREEMKLAQGQQKPSLRQGDLSRFYQ; translated from the coding sequence ATGAGTAGTGAAATTAGAGGATCCAGCGAACTTCGTCGTTCAATGCCACTTTTACCTATGAGTACAGTGATGAAACTAACGGAGTTATCAGCAAGACAAATCCGCTATTACGAAGAACATGATTTAATTCAGCCACACCGTACCGAAGGAAATCGACGTATGTTTTCCTTAAATGATGTAGATACGCTTCTTGAAATTAAAGATATGCTTGAACAAGGTGTCAATATGGCAGGCATTAAAAAAGTGTTTGATATGAAAAGTAATCCTGCTGTGTTAGCTGCCCAAGCAAACCAAGAAATTTCAGATAGCGAACTTCGTCGAATTTTACGTGAAGAAATGAAGTTGGCACAAGGTCAGCAAAAGCCTTCATTAAGACAAGGGGACTTATCGCGTTTTTATCAATAA
- a CDS encoding methionine gamma-lyase family protein yields the protein MTFQSSLKPETLALAKKIEEKVRTFHEKVDQTAFYNQQKVLAAFRENQVSDFHLQPSSGYGYDDEGRDNLERVYAQTFGAEAAIVRGQIISGTHAITLSLFGVLRPGDELVYITGKPYDTLQSIVDGGEKDTGSLKDFGIGYSHVDLIDNREIDWRGVSAAINEKTKMVAIQRSKGYATRPSFTINDIREMCVKIREIKSDVVIFVDNCYGEFVEEVEPTEVGADLIAGSLIKNPGGGLAKIGGYIAGRADLVEKCAYRMTSPGIGAEAGASLNTLADFYQGFFLAPHVVAQSLKGAIFTSAMLEEVGMTTSPHYTDVRTDLIQSVSFQTAEQMVAFCQEIQAASPINAHFAPVPAYMPGYEDDVIMAAGTFVQGSSIELTADGPIRPPFTAYIQGGLTYEHVKYAICSAVQKLI from the coding sequence ATGACATTTCAATCATCTTTAAAACCTGAAACATTAGCATTAGCGAAAAAAATAGAAGAGAAGGTTCGCACCTTTCATGAAAAAGTAGATCAAACGGCTTTCTATAACCAACAAAAGGTGTTGGCTGCTTTTAGAGAAAACCAAGTGAGTGATTTTCATCTTCAGCCATCAAGCGGTTATGGCTATGACGATGAAGGGAGAGACAACTTAGAGCGTGTGTATGCGCAAACGTTTGGAGCGGAAGCAGCCATTGTGCGTGGGCAAATAATATCAGGTACGCATGCGATTACGTTAAGCTTATTCGGCGTTTTACGTCCTGGAGATGAGCTTGTATACATAACTGGAAAACCATATGACACACTTCAATCGATTGTCGATGGTGGCGAAAAGGATACAGGATCATTAAAAGATTTTGGCATTGGCTATTCCCATGTCGATTTAATAGATAATCGTGAAATTGATTGGAGAGGCGTAAGTGCAGCCATCAATGAAAAGACAAAAATGGTTGCTATCCAACGGTCAAAAGGATATGCAACTCGACCATCTTTCACAATTAACGACATCCGTGAAATGTGTGTAAAAATACGCGAGATAAAATCGGATGTTGTCATCTTTGTCGACAATTGCTATGGAGAATTTGTTGAAGAAGTGGAGCCTACTGAAGTAGGTGCTGATCTAATAGCAGGATCGCTAATTAAAAATCCTGGCGGTGGACTAGCCAAAATTGGAGGCTACATCGCTGGTCGAGCTGATTTAGTGGAAAAATGTGCATACCGCATGACTTCTCCTGGTATCGGTGCAGAAGCAGGTGCTTCATTAAACACACTAGCAGATTTCTATCAAGGTTTTTTCCTGGCACCACATGTTGTTGCACAAAGTTTAAAAGGGGCAATTTTCACGTCAGCAATGCTTGAAGAAGTAGGGATGACTACTTCGCCACACTACACAGATGTCAGAACTGATTTGATTCAATCGGTATCATTCCAAACTGCTGAACAAATGGTTGCTTTTTGCCAGGAAATCCAAGCAGCTTCGCCAATTAACGCACACTTCGCACCGGTACCGGCTTATATGCCAGGATATGAAGACGATGTCATTATGGCAGCGGGGACTTTTGTGCAAGGCTCAAGTATCGAACTTACAGCAGACGGTCCGATTCGCCCGCCGTTTACAGCTTACATTCAAGGTGGGCTAACATACGAACATGTGAAATATGCGATTTGTAGTGCGGTGCAAAAGCTTATTTAA
- a CDS encoding Bax inhibitor-1 family protein: MAHFARNQNIKLILQHFLAMWVLTVIGLVIGSWLSSIVTPLSIICLILIFVTFFMRSIRLGDLVLYVLPFLMGILLLWVAPLFSYFFGNDLLITVFICTVIIFIILGVVGLKLEQDIPDTVSILFTAILTIVVFSVVFIFFAVDNTFLLLLAAILVLFFAVFTVYTFNSIRRSYIKDADVVWMALNLYFSLINLLANLSEVAARMRK, encoded by the coding sequence ATGGCGCATTTTGCAAGAAATCAAAATATAAAACTCATTCTACAGCATTTTCTCGCCATGTGGGTATTAACGGTGATTGGATTAGTGATTGGGAGTTGGCTTTCATCGATTGTAACTCCACTTTCAATTATTTGCCTCATTCTAATTTTCGTTACGTTTTTTATGCGTAGTATTCGACTAGGAGATTTAGTTTTATATGTTCTTCCATTTTTAATGGGTATTCTGCTATTGTGGGTCGCACCATTGTTTTCTTATTTCTTTGGGAATGATTTATTAATTACAGTCTTTATATGTACAGTAATTATTTTTATTATATTAGGGGTAGTTGGATTAAAGCTTGAACAAGATATTCCTGATACAGTCAGTATTCTATTTACTGCTATACTTACCATCGTTGTTTTTTCTGTTGTATTTATCTTTTTCGCTGTTGATAATACGTTTTTGTTGCTATTGGCTGCAATACTTGTTTTATTTTTTGCTGTATTTACGGTTTATACGTTTAACTCCATTCGTCGCAGCTACATAAAAGATGCTGATGTCGTCTGGATGGCGTTAAACTTGTATTTTAGTTTGATCAATTTATTAGCGAACTTATCTGAGGTTGCTGCGAGAATGAGAAAGTGA
- a CDS encoding ISL3 family transposase has protein sequence MQEHFIMELLGIKDKHVELWDMKEENREFHFWLQTKQRKQTCPNCGAKTKRVHSYRTQVIKGRLIEERPVKIHLRKRRYLCTACKKTFYEKMAFIKRYQRHTTSLEQQVLTYVGENSFTEVGKMVGVSTNLVIRLFDKRKIKVKRILPAIIAIDEFKGDADKEKFQTIIVDVQNKKIIDVLPDRLSKTIENYFRKCDPSEVKVVVMDLSKRFKDAVRKALGNPLIVADRFHYMRQVYWAFDKVRREVQNELRKEDRILCKRSKELLWKSPFKLTDDQKIRVKELLKDKPRLQEAYVLKNKLDEWFKTSNSHTAKAGLEQWCELAENSNIEAFKSVVGTFKRWKTEILNSFVYPYSNGYIEGVNNTTKVIKRKSYGIKSFARLRKKILWRQLVREVSV, from the coding sequence ATGCAAGAACATTTTATCATGGAACTACTAGGAATTAAAGATAAACACGTTGAATTATGGGACATGAAAGAAGAAAACCGGGAATTTCACTTCTGGCTTCAAACAAAACAAAGGAAACAAACTTGTCCTAATTGTGGAGCGAAAACAAAACGAGTTCACAGTTATCGTACTCAAGTAATTAAAGGGCGTTTGATAGAAGAGCGACCTGTAAAAATTCATCTACGAAAAAGACGCTATCTATGTACAGCTTGTAAGAAGACTTTTTACGAAAAAATGGCATTTATTAAACGTTATCAACGTCATACCACATCCCTTGAACAACAGGTATTAACCTATGTAGGAGAAAACTCTTTTACGGAAGTTGGGAAAATGGTGGGGGTAAGCACAAATCTAGTGATACGCCTATTTGACAAGCGTAAAATCAAGGTGAAACGTATACTTCCAGCTATAATTGCCATTGACGAATTTAAAGGAGATGCGGATAAAGAAAAGTTTCAGACGATTATTGTAGATGTGCAAAATAAAAAAATCATTGATGTTCTCCCAGATCGTCTAAGTAAAACCATAGAAAACTATTTCCGCAAATGTGACCCAAGTGAAGTAAAAGTCGTCGTTATGGATTTATCCAAACGTTTTAAAGATGCGGTTCGAAAAGCCCTTGGAAACCCTTTAATCGTAGCGGATCGATTTCATTATATGAGGCAGGTTTATTGGGCATTTGATAAGGTGCGAAGAGAAGTTCAAAATGAACTTCGAAAAGAAGATCGTATTCTCTGTAAAAGAAGTAAAGAACTCTTATGGAAATCACCGTTTAAACTAACAGATGATCAAAAAATTAGAGTGAAAGAATTGTTAAAAGATAAACCAAGATTGCAAGAAGCGTATGTATTAAAAAATAAATTAGACGAATGGTTTAAAACAAGCAATAGCCATACGGCTAAAGCAGGTCTGGAACAATGGTGTGAACTAGCGGAGAATTCAAATATTGAGGCATTTAAGTCGGTTGTAGGAACTTTTAAACGGTGGAAAACAGAGATTTTAAACTCATTTGTCTACCCATATAGTAATGGCTATATTGAGGGAGTAAACAATACAACTAAGGTTATTAAGCGCAAGTCTTACGGAATAAAGTCCTTCGCAAGATTAAGGAAGAAAATATTATGGCGTCAACTTGTAAGAGAAGTGAGTGTATAA
- a CDS encoding adenosylcobinamide amidohydrolase translates to MITPEQFINHGDYIVMKSDAPLRTFSSAAHNPGYGEFRNFVNRTVDLNYNPINVQKEMEAFLEEHHLNVEDTVAMMTAVNMQFAHIDLYEDGETSVTIFVTAGLGNTVDVTRSHEYAYRPSVGTINIFIFINGRATDEALIQALICAVEVKAKVMQERQILDQTSNTIATGTSTDSILVAATQMGEFHQYGGSITRLGSLIGKGLYATLDKAVVEYLQYKEGER, encoded by the coding sequence ATGATTACACCAGAACAATTTATCAATCATGGGGATTATATTGTAATGAAGTCCGATGCCCCTTTAAGGACATTTAGTTCCGCTGCACATAATCCTGGTTATGGAGAGTTTCGTAATTTTGTTAACCGAACTGTGGATTTAAACTATAACCCAATTAATGTGCAAAAAGAGATGGAAGCATTCCTTGAGGAACATCATCTAAATGTAGAGGACACAGTTGCTATGATGACGGCTGTAAATATGCAATTTGCTCATATAGATTTATATGAAGATGGCGAAACATCCGTAACAATCTTTGTAACCGCTGGGCTAGGCAACACAGTGGATGTCACAAGATCGCATGAATATGCATACCGTCCATCTGTCGGAACTATTAATATATTTATTTTTATCAACGGAAGGGCAACAGATGAGGCACTTATTCAAGCTTTAATTTGTGCAGTGGAGGTAAAAGCGAAAGTAATGCAGGAAAGGCAAATTCTAGATCAAACATCTAATACCATTGCAACTGGGACCTCAACGGACAGCATATTAGTAGCGGCCACTCAAATGGGTGAATTTCATCAATATGGTGGGTCCATTACAAGGCTCGGGTCGCTGATTGGCAAAGGGCTTTACGCAACATTAGATAAAGCAGTTGTCGAATATTTACAGTATAAAGAAGGGGAGCGGTAA
- the hfq gene encoding RNA chaperone Hfq, which yields MKSINLQDTFLNTLRKNGTFVTVFLLNGFQLKGLVKSYDNFTVLLEAEGKQHLIYKHAISTFSPSKNVQLSESAEQNA from the coding sequence GTGAAATCGATCAATCTACAAGATACTTTTCTCAACACGCTACGTAAAAACGGTACTTTCGTAACAGTATTTCTACTAAATGGGTTCCAGCTAAAGGGGCTAGTAAAATCTTATGACAATTTTACAGTTTTATTAGAAGCTGAAGGAAAACAACATTTGATTTACAAACATGCCATTTCTACTTTCTCACCTTCTAAAAACGTTCAATTATCTGAAAGTGCTGAACAAAATGCATAA
- a CDS encoding histidine phosphatase family protein, with amino-acid sequence MGKLEIYFVRHGETEWNNEGRLQGWLDSPLTIQGRASANMLAENLRNIKFKAVYSSPSGRAIETAKMITKKQMGIQLDPRLQEIHLGEWQGRLISDILLEDQERYFAYTSAPKTYEPCGGETFKEVSERISAFIKECLTVHTEGSLLVVTHAVAIRCMLLSVLHSSIEQIWDIDEISGTSVTKLNVENGEMVVEYIGKRFIDNYL; translated from the coding sequence ATGGGTAAATTAGAAATTTATTTTGTACGGCATGGTGAAACCGAGTGGAATAACGAAGGGCGATTGCAAGGGTGGCTTGATTCACCTTTAACGATTCAAGGTCGTGCATCGGCCAATATGCTTGCGGAAAATTTACGCAATATAAAATTTAAAGCCGTTTATTCAAGTCCATCTGGAAGGGCGATTGAAACAGCTAAAATGATCACAAAAAAACAAATGGGAATTCAGCTTGATCCTCGACTACAGGAAATACATTTAGGCGAATGGCAGGGCCGGTTGATCTCTGATATTTTACTGGAAGATCAGGAGCGTTATTTTGCTTATACGAGCGCCCCTAAAACATACGAGCCTTGCGGTGGAGAGACCTTTAAAGAAGTAAGTGAACGAATTTCTGCATTCATTAAAGAGTGTTTAACTGTTCATACAGAGGGCAGTCTTTTAGTTGTGACCCATGCAGTAGCGATTCGTTGCATGCTACTATCAGTACTTCATTCGTCAATTGAACAAATATGGGATATAGATGAGATTAGTGGAACGAGTGTTACAAAACTCAATGTGGAAAATGGAGAAATGGTAGTAGAGTATATTGGAAAACGATTTATCGATAACTATTTATAA
- the glnA gene encoding type I glutamate--ammonia ligase — MGKFTKEDIKRIVNEKNVKYIRLQFTDILGTIKNVEIPVSQLDKALDNKMMFDGSSIEGFVRIEESDMYLHPDLDTFVIFPWTHEKGKVARLICDIATPDGKPFAGDPRSNLKRILKNMEELGFTSFNLGPEPEFFLFKLDEKGEPTLEVNDHGGYFDLAPTDLGENCRRDIVLELEEMGFEIEASHHEVAPGQHEIDFKYADAITACDNIQTFKLVVKTIARKHGLHATFMPKPLFGEAGSGMHFNVSLFKGNENAFFDSSNEIGLSETAMQFMAGVLQHVQGFTAVTNPTVNSYKRLVPGYEAPCYVAWSAQNRSPLIRVPSARGLSTRIEVRSVDPSANPYLAMAVILEAGLAGVRQQLTPPAPINRNIYVMSESERKANGIDNLPAALDDALKLLEQDEVIKGALGEHIYENFKEAKEIEFDMYRTVVHPWEREQYLKMY; from the coding sequence GTGGGGAAATTTACAAAAGAAGACATTAAAAGAATTGTAAACGAAAAAAATGTTAAATATATTCGCCTTCAATTTACGGATATACTTGGCACTATTAAAAACGTTGAAATTCCTGTAAGCCAACTAGATAAAGCATTAGACAACAAAATGATGTTTGACGGCTCATCTATCGAAGGCTTTGTTCGTATCGAAGAATCTGATATGTACTTACATCCTGATCTAGATACATTCGTGATTTTCCCTTGGACACATGAAAAAGGGAAAGTGGCACGTTTAATTTGTGATATTGCAACTCCTGATGGCAAACCTTTCGCAGGGGACCCACGATCAAACTTAAAACGTATTCTTAAAAATATGGAAGAGCTAGGTTTCACTAGCTTTAACTTAGGGCCAGAACCAGAATTCTTCTTATTTAAATTAGATGAAAAAGGCGAGCCAACGTTAGAAGTGAATGACCATGGTGGTTATTTTGACTTAGCACCAACAGATCTTGGTGAAAACTGCCGTCGTGACATCGTATTAGAACTAGAGGAAATGGGCTTTGAAATTGAAGCATCTCACCATGAGGTTGCTCCTGGCCAACACGAAATTGACTTTAAATATGCAGATGCAATTACTGCGTGTGATAATATCCAAACATTTAAATTAGTTGTAAAAACAATTGCCCGTAAACACGGTTTACACGCAACATTCATGCCAAAACCATTATTTGGTGAAGCAGGTTCAGGGATGCACTTTAACGTTTCATTATTCAAAGGAAACGAAAATGCATTCTTTGATTCTTCAAATGAAATCGGATTATCTGAAACAGCAATGCAATTTATGGCGGGAGTTCTTCAACACGTACAAGGCTTTACTGCTGTAACAAACCCAACTGTTAACTCTTATAAACGTTTAGTTCCAGGTTATGAAGCACCATGTTACGTTGCTTGGTCAGCACAAAACCGTTCACCATTAATTCGCGTACCATCTGCTCGTGGTTTATCTACTCGTATTGAAGTACGTTCTGTTGACCCATCAGCTAACCCATACTTAGCAATGGCTGTTATTTTAGAAGCTGGTTTAGCGGGTGTTCGTCAACAATTAACACCACCAGCTCCAATTAACCGTAATATTTACGTGATGAGCGAAAGTGAGCGTAAAGCAAACGGCATTGATAACTTACCAGCTGCATTAGATGATGCGTTAAAATTATTAGAACAAGACGAAGTAATTAAAGGTGCTCTAGGTGAACACATTTACGAAAACTTCAAAGAAGCAAAAGAAATTGAATTTGACATGTACAGAACTGTCGTACACCCATGGGAACGCGAACAGTATTTGAAGATGTACTAA
- a CDS encoding rhodanese-like domain-containing protein encodes MKTMTTEEIVNLLDANEDLNVIDVREDFEVEEGMIPGAIHIPLGSIPERVNELDKSKEYIVVCKGGVRSANACEYLESQGFDVTNLEGGMMSYDGELEFK; translated from the coding sequence ATGAAAACAATGACAACTGAAGAAATCGTAAACTTATTAGATGCAAATGAGGACTTAAACGTTATTGATGTTCGCGAGGATTTTGAAGTAGAAGAAGGAATGATCCCTGGTGCGATTCATATTCCACTTGGCTCAATCCCTGAGCGAGTAAATGAGTTAGATAAATCTAAAGAATACATCGTTGTATGTAAAGGTGGTGTTCGCAGTGCTAACGCTTGTGAATACCTTGAATCACAAGGCTTCGATGTAACAAACCTTGAGGGTGGTATGATGAGCTACGACGGAGAGTTAGAGTTTAAATAA
- a CDS encoding nucleotidyltransferase domain-containing protein, whose amino-acid sequence MITMDFNQIVPSHPTWLHTQIILLGQVGSHAYGTATTNSDLDFKGVCIPPAEYFMGLQSFEGYDKMGGKNFKNQAGDIDVTIIHINKFVRDATAGVPNNLELLFLDQSDYLHVDQFGQELIGMREQFLSKRIMKKYGGYAKSQAQKLKQRTLTGLPHGYDTKLYMHTVRLLEMAIEILNERTLTVKRHDAAHLLSLREGAHTRDEAFSHIADLEIRLNQAFEQSILPENPNIEVINNWLVDFNMRHIQSR is encoded by the coding sequence GTGATTACGATGGATTTTAATCAAATAGTACCCAGTCATCCAACATGGCTACATACGCAAATAATTCTGTTAGGACAAGTAGGTAGTCATGCATACGGTACTGCAACCACAAATTCCGATTTAGATTTTAAAGGTGTGTGTATACCACCAGCCGAGTATTTTATGGGGTTGCAATCATTTGAAGGGTACGACAAAATGGGTGGTAAGAATTTTAAAAACCAAGCAGGGGATATTGATGTAACTATCATTCATATCAATAAATTTGTTCGGGATGCAACGGCTGGTGTTCCGAATAACTTAGAACTGTTATTTTTAGATCAAAGCGATTACCTGCATGTTGATCAATTCGGACAAGAACTAATAGGTATGCGCGAACAATTTTTATCCAAACGGATCATGAAAAAGTATGGTGGTTATGCAAAATCACAAGCGCAAAAATTGAAACAAAGGACTTTAACTGGCTTGCCTCATGGATATGACACAAAACTGTACATGCACACAGTTCGTTTGTTAGAAATGGCGATTGAAATTTTAAATGAAAGAACATTAACCGTAAAGCGGCACGATGCAGCCCATTTATTAAGTTTACGTGAGGGGGCACATACACGGGACGAGGCATTTAGTCATATAGCGGATTTAGAAATACGGCTAAATCAAGCCTTTGAGCAAAGTATATTACCAGAAAATCCTAACATTGAAGTAATAAATAATTGGTTAGTCGATTTTAATATGCGTCATATTCAGAGCCGATAA
- a CDS encoding histidinol-phosphate transaminase, translating to MQFPSHGANYEALYKNFGIKQPDTVFDLSENVNYLGPSKAVMEAWPKILQTIATYPHPDGEPLRSQIAQTHRVNPMNVLLGNGAAECLTFFAHRFTGKKVILIHPTFSEYQATLKAAGAKICELVVSNIENYRLPIREIKNAMRGAACLYICNPNNPTGSLIRREVLEEFISYGKEQDCELLVDEAFMDWTDEANSIIDLILKYDNVTVLRSMTKMYSIAGIRLGYLVSHPTIVQELKSKLPHWNINAPAISIGGICLEDEAFRTHSIQTVDQIKREILAFLQAYECTVTDSQANFLCFQLKQSHKTRDFYFYCLERGLVLRHTENYRGMDGEWLRLGIKGPEAMNYFKKVMDEWHG from the coding sequence TTGCAATTTCCTTCGCATGGAGCCAATTATGAAGCACTGTATAAAAACTTTGGAATAAAACAGCCAGATACTGTGTTTGATCTAAGTGAGAATGTGAATTATTTGGGGCCATCTAAAGCTGTTATGGAAGCTTGGCCAAAAATTTTACAAACAATTGCCACATACCCACATCCTGATGGAGAACCGCTACGATCTCAAATTGCACAGACTCACAGGGTTAATCCAATGAATGTTCTGCTTGGAAACGGGGCTGCAGAATGTTTAACGTTCTTTGCTCATAGGTTCACAGGCAAGAAAGTGATTCTCATTCATCCTACATTTTCAGAATACCAAGCAACATTAAAGGCGGCTGGGGCCAAAATTTGCGAGCTGGTTGTATCGAATATTGAAAACTATCGTTTACCGATAAGAGAAATTAAAAATGCAATGCGGGGAGCTGCTTGCTTATACATATGTAATCCGAACAATCCTACAGGCTCACTTATTCGGCGAGAAGTGTTAGAGGAGTTCATTTCATATGGAAAAGAACAAGATTGCGAACTTTTAGTGGATGAAGCCTTTATGGACTGGACAGATGAAGCGAATTCTATTATTGACTTAATATTAAAGTATGACAACGTGACAGTATTGCGTTCAATGACAAAAATGTATAGTATTGCGGGGATTCGTCTTGGCTATTTAGTGAGTCATCCGACAATCGTTCAGGAATTAAAGTCGAAATTGCCCCATTGGAACATTAATGCTCCTGCAATTTCGATTGGTGGGATTTGTCTTGAGGATGAGGCGTTCCGTACTCACAGTATACAAACTGTGGATCAAATTAAGCGCGAGATACTAGCATTTCTACAAGCGTATGAATGTACAGTAACTGATAGCCAAGCAAACTTTCTTTGTTTCCAATTAAAGCAATCTCATAAAACAAGAGATTTTTATTTTTACTGTTTAGAGCGCGGTCTTGTATTACGCCATACGGAAAATTATCGTGGGATGGATGGAGAATGGTTACGACTTGGCATAAAAGGACCGGAAGCAATGAATTATTTTAAGAAAGTAATGGATGAATGGCATGGGTAA